The following coding sequences lie in one Silvanigrella aquatica genomic window:
- a CDS encoding type I-E CRISPR-associated protein Cse2/CasB, whose protein sequence is MSEQYSFSYDEAKKYLYSIAHRIENLIEEREKENTPISKEIIAHLRRSRKNNNNEHYILHSLNKLRLIEDEKYSILSNNYFFNILKMIIPIHSDLGAYCLKFEIDENAENSNFKAESKNFGYSLGKLLAQEEIGTVENVEKKFLKLLSTPLSQIENQLYSVISSLLSTFGKLYIDWPLLYVDLYLWEYDEKIQYKWSKSFYKYVAKDEKNKK, encoded by the coding sequence ATGTCGGAACAATATAGTTTTAGTTATGACGAGGCAAAAAAATATCTTTATTCAATTGCTCATCGCATTGAAAATTTAATTGAAGAAAGAGAGAAAGAAAATACTCCTATCTCAAAGGAAATTATTGCACATTTAAGAAGATCAAGAAAAAATAACAATAATGAACACTATATTTTACATTCTTTAAATAAACTTAGACTTATTGAAGATGAAAAGTATTCAATATTAAGTAATAATTATTTCTTTAATATCTTAAAAATGATTATTCCTATACATTCCGATTTAGGAGCATACTGTTTGAAATTTGAAATAGACGAAAATGCTGAAAATTCTAATTTCAAAGCAGAAAGCAAAAATTTTGGCTATTCCTTAGGAAAATTATTAGCCCAAGAAGAGATTGGTACTGTGGAAAATGTTGAAAAAAAATTTTTAAAGCTTCTTTCTACACCGTTATCTCAAATTGAAAATCAATTGTATTCCGTTATCTCTTCACTCTTAAGTACATTTGGAAAATTGTATATAGATTGGCCTTTATTATATGTTGACCTTTATTTATGGGAGTATGATGAAAAAATTCAATATAAGTGGTCAAAATCATTTTATAAGTATGTCGCAAAAGATGAAAAAAATAAAAAATAA
- a CDS encoding 7-carboxy-7-deazaguanine synthase QueE → MSSSFLLNEIYPCLQGEGVNLGKPSLLVRFQICNLRCVWCDTPYTHTFKSDPLEKENSKSKQKFVRYTLETLVEKIKSFQINHLILTGGEPTLQNLGLLMRTLGNNFTAEVESNGTRIPHLQIPNFLEQDYNLMQWNISPKFSNSGEKIISESLHHWSHLSQNHNSVYFKFVVRKDFVENDMTEILDIVKTYHLEKARVLLMPEGTHLESQINNVWLHDKCIKYGFRYTPRLHVLLFGNLRGV, encoded by the coding sequence ATGAGCTCAAGTTTTCTGTTAAATGAAATATATCCTTGCCTCCAAGGAGAAGGTGTTAATTTAGGAAAACCCTCGTTGCTCGTCCGATTTCAAATTTGTAACTTACGTTGTGTTTGGTGCGACACACCCTACACTCACACTTTTAAAAGTGATCCCCTGGAAAAAGAAAACTCTAAAAGCAAACAAAAATTTGTAAGATACACTTTGGAAACACTGGTTGAAAAAATAAAATCTTTTCAAATAAATCACTTGATATTAACTGGAGGTGAACCCACTTTGCAAAATTTGGGATTATTAATGCGCACCTTAGGAAATAACTTCACAGCCGAAGTCGAAAGTAACGGAACCCGCATCCCTCATTTACAAATTCCAAATTTTTTAGAACAAGATTATAACTTAATGCAATGGAATATTTCTCCCAAATTTTCTAATTCAGGAGAAAAAATAATTTCAGAATCCTTGCATCACTGGTCGCATTTATCCCAAAATCACAACTCTGTTTACTTTAAATTCGTCGTCAGAAAAGATTTTGTTGAAAATGATATGACTGAAATTTTAGACATTGTAAAAACCTATCATTTAGAAAAAGCTCGTGTCCTTCTCATGCCCGAAGGAACTCATTTAGAATCACAAATAAACAACGTCTGGCTCCATGACAAGTGCATTAAATACGGTTTTCGCTATACCCCCCGCCTCCATGTCTTATTATTTGGGAACTTAAGGGGCGTTTGA
- the cas2e gene encoding type I-E CRISPR-associated endoribonuclease Cas2e, translated as MVIIILECVPQGLRGELSRWLIEPQAGVFVGNISALVREKIWLKCQEESNGGKGTLIYNYNNEQGYELVTFGDSKRQPIEFDGLTLIRLNKN; from the coding sequence ATGGTGATCATCATTCTTGAATGCGTCCCCCAAGGATTGAGAGGAGAACTAAGTCGTTGGCTTATTGAACCTCAAGCTGGAGTCTTTGTTGGAAATATCTCTGCTTTGGTACGTGAAAAAATTTGGTTGAAATGCCAAGAGGAATCAAACGGAGGCAAAGGAACTCTGATTTATAACTACAACAATGAACAGGGCTACGAACTTGTTACGTTTGGGGACTCAAAAAGACAACCTATTGAATTTGATGGATTAACTCTTATAAGGCTTAATAAAAACTAA
- a CDS encoding 6-carboxytetrahydropterin synthase: MQTHSLSTTKIFIQDVTLLDCAILYPSFGPKGKSWYVDVIWEGNKDKNGVLFDFSLAKKSAKSTIDHEYDHKLLVKPSLIRFQSNSQIIVIGNYKNSDNNLLFAINTYNNSIKRISRETLIALDNDDVTLLEKEIAQSILRNSPENVTNISVKLREHEHKLKPNYYSYTHSLCYHYGNCQRFHGHSSVIEVFKKGKFDLRKSSYAAKKLDNAYIISQNYVVKDWNTKLIQELIDHCPEITDLKEHHIAAQYKGTQGEVAVIIPKDHVFTLEQESTVENLAEFIRAQFPPDEKDIEIRAYEGLSKGSICNI, from the coding sequence ATGCAAACTCATTCTCTTAGTACCACAAAAATTTTTATCCAGGATGTCACTCTCCTCGATTGTGCCATACTTTACCCAAGCTTTGGCCCCAAAGGAAAAAGTTGGTATGTGGACGTTATCTGGGAAGGTAACAAAGATAAAAATGGTGTTCTGTTTGATTTCAGCCTTGCAAAAAAATCGGCAAAAAGTACAATTGATCACGAATATGATCATAAATTACTTGTAAAACCAAGCTTAATTCGCTTTCAATCGAATTCGCAAATTATTGTGATTGGAAATTATAAAAACTCCGATAATAATTTATTATTTGCTATTAATACCTATAATAATTCTATTAAAAGAATTTCAAGGGAAACTTTAATTGCACTCGATAATGATGATGTTACTTTACTTGAAAAAGAAATTGCGCAATCTATTTTAAGAAATTCTCCCGAAAATGTTACGAATATTAGTGTAAAGTTACGAGAGCACGAACACAAATTAAAACCAAATTATTACAGTTACACACACAGTCTCTGTTACCATTATGGCAATTGCCAACGCTTCCATGGCCACAGCAGTGTCATTGAAGTCTTTAAAAAAGGCAAATTTGACCTTAGAAAAAGTTCCTACGCAGCTAAAAAGCTAGATAATGCTTATATTATTTCTCAGAATTATGTTGTGAAAGATTGGAATACAAAACTCATTCAAGAGCTCATCGATCACTGCCCTGAAATAACCGATCTCAAAGAGCATCACATTGCCGCGCAATACAAAGGCACCCAAGGCGAAGTCGCTGTGATTATACCTAAAGATCATGTTTTTACTTTAGAACAAGAAAGCACTGTTGAAAACCTCGCTGAATTTATTCGCGCACAGTTTCCACCCGATGAAAAAGACATTGAAATCAGAGCTTATGAGGGCTTATCAAAAGGTTCTATTTGCAATATTTAA
- the cas7e gene encoding type I-E CRISPR-associated protein Cas7/Cse4/CasC, whose product MFFEISVLQQFSGINLNRDDTNLLKTIDFGGFKRQRVSSQCWKNAIRKHDEFFSNINYDHGIRTKKMASEIFNLAGKEFDTEKNRKSVNEFLKNVGLGEMEVQRKQKNKGPTLFEAENNEFDKLKTLFFTSEKELALATQILKKQNFDPVSSAKEFNKERLNFPLAPDISLFGRMAASEVTLNVESAVQFAHAISTNEILIEDDFYTALDDLANSAERADAGASMMGYTQIASPCFYRYACISMETLFKNLNNDKELTLKCVNSFIETFVNAIPTGKKNSTAPSTYPDSVLISYSKKQPINLVNAFLKPVRMERHSKISLAEKSSFQLFEYLEKLNDLFEWEKERKNICYSLFAEALNIKQEKSSLKIPIVGSKFSENLNQFLKENIWSK is encoded by the coding sequence ATGTTTTTTGAAATATCCGTATTACAACAGTTTTCAGGAATTAATTTAAATCGTGATGATACAAACTTACTTAAAACCATTGATTTTGGAGGATTCAAAAGACAGAGAGTATCTTCCCAATGTTGGAAAAATGCAATTAGAAAGCATGACGAATTTTTTTCAAATATAAACTACGATCATGGTATTCGTACAAAAAAAATGGCAAGTGAAATTTTTAATTTGGCAGGTAAAGAATTTGATACAGAAAAAAATAGAAAAAGCGTCAATGAATTTTTAAAAAATGTTGGTCTTGGAGAAATGGAAGTACAAAGAAAGCAAAAAAATAAAGGACCTACATTATTTGAAGCTGAAAATAATGAATTTGATAAATTAAAAACCCTATTCTTTACAAGTGAAAAAGAATTAGCTCTTGCTACTCAAATATTAAAAAAACAAAATTTTGACCCAGTAAGTTCAGCAAAAGAGTTTAATAAGGAAAGATTAAATTTCCCTTTAGCCCCTGACATTAGCTTATTTGGAAGGATGGCGGCATCGGAAGTAACTTTAAATGTGGAATCTGCCGTGCAGTTTGCCCATGCTATTTCAACCAACGAAATTCTAATTGAAGACGACTTCTATACAGCTTTGGATGACTTAGCAAACTCTGCTGAAAGAGCCGATGCGGGAGCAAGCATGATGGGTTATACGCAAATTGCAAGCCCATGCTTTTATAGATACGCTTGTATCAGTATGGAAACATTATTTAAAAATTTGAATAATGATAAAGAATTAACGCTGAAATGTGTAAATAGTTTTATAGAAACGTTTGTTAACGCCATACCAACAGGCAAAAAGAACTCAACAGCTCCTTCCACATATCCCGATTCCGTTTTAATTAGTTATTCAAAAAAACAGCCCATTAATTTGGTTAATGCCTTTTTAAAACCTGTTAGAATGGAAAGGCACTCTAAAATATCTTTAGCAGAAAAATCTAGTTTTCAATTATTTGAATATCTGGAAAAATTAAATGATTTGTTTGAATGGGAAAAGGAAAGAAAAAATATATGTTATAGCCTTTTCGCAGAAGCTCTAAATATAAAACAAGAAAAAAGTTCACTTAAAATTCCAATTGTGGGATCAAAATTTTCTGAAAATTTAAATCAATTTTTAAAAGAAAATATTTGGAGTAAATAA
- the cas1e gene encoding type I-E CRISPR-associated endonuclease Cas1e produces MKDLTILPKIRDSISYLYIEQGIIEQDDKSISVFDETGKTQIPISSLTLLMLGPGTKITHAAIKTTVENGCLIAWTGEESVRFYASGSGETRSSSALYLQAKLAINNESRIEIARKMYQKRFSDPLPKQLTLEQIRGKEGVRVRGIYHKEMEKYGLKWKGRDYDRKDWNKADEYNRAIAAGNACLYGICHSAIVALGLSPALGFIHCGKQLSFVYDIGDLYKAELTIPIGIEIAVNKPKDLERTVRLRLRDEFKKQRILSRIVEDIQELLGLNEINSKNFDTDPAAPGFLIGENSVTAGGKNHGDHHS; encoded by the coding sequence ATGAAAGACTTGACTATTCTGCCAAAAATTCGAGATAGCATAAGCTATCTCTACATTGAGCAAGGCATTATTGAGCAAGATGATAAAAGTATTTCCGTTTTTGATGAAACGGGAAAAACTCAAATTCCAATTTCTTCATTAACATTATTAATGCTCGGTCCTGGAACGAAAATTACTCATGCAGCAATAAAAACAACAGTTGAAAATGGATGCTTAATTGCCTGGACAGGAGAAGAAAGTGTGCGCTTTTACGCAAGTGGTTCAGGAGAAACAAGATCGTCATCAGCTCTTTATTTACAAGCAAAACTAGCCATTAATAATGAAAGTCGCATTGAAATTGCAAGAAAAATGTATCAAAAAAGATTTTCCGATCCTTTACCTAAACAACTCACCCTAGAACAAATTCGCGGCAAAGAAGGCGTTAGAGTGCGAGGAATTTATCATAAAGAAATGGAGAAATATGGTCTTAAATGGAAAGGCCGTGATTACGATCGCAAAGACTGGAATAAAGCAGATGAGTATAATCGAGCTATAGCCGCCGGTAATGCCTGCTTATATGGAATTTGTCATTCTGCTATTGTCGCTCTGGGTCTCTCTCCCGCTTTAGGATTCATTCATTGCGGTAAACAACTCTCTTTTGTCTATGACATTGGCGATTTATATAAGGCCGAATTAACAATTCCAATTGGAATTGAAATTGCAGTTAATAAACCAAAAGATCTCGAAAGAACTGTGCGCCTCAGACTTCGAGATGAATTCAAAAAGCAACGAATTCTTTCACGTATTGTAGAAGACATTCAAGAATTACTTGGATTAAATGAGATTAATTCAAAAAATTTTGATACAGATCCCGCAGCACCTGGATTTCTTATAGGTGAAAACTCTGTAACAGCAGGTGGAAAGAATCATGGTGATCATCATTCTTGA
- the cas3 gene encoding CRISPR-associated helicase Cas3' produces MVQLERDLFLGCAKKNSDKEFHGILYHLLDAGACCLEIISKEKFLVNLIAPFLMNKYNYNVASRILSFFTAVHDLGKLSPVFQAFILKNEPHSFFYKQWQSSYKYWNDINKFILRNKDNFHHGYISTQSLLNYFYKKCDKLNIKSAITRFLVAIGHHHDKFHSKNSLDSLHYFNEIRYFDINESYCGLKNWELLRENFIDEIWRIIVGDFLHMDQFIDDFHSDNHELTNNYEVIFAGLACVSDWIASNENFFPYEAVVKNSDEIKNYFFDRRSRAQEVLQDKLYWGSEKCRYFKQHSFKNIFGFNPRSFQEQVFELVKQCQNPSLTIIEAPMGLGKTEAALSFLMSPYAQQSRGLYFALPTQATSNQMFTRINTILEKLFELHGQKVQLQILHSNKNWNDTNIELMKNYYKNDKPLSSVTDDTSSTYDNDTYDDINSNKSTLSSPWYENSRTGLLAEFGVGTIDQVLNCVFINSKHYFVKLFGLAGKTIILDEIHAYDAYMDEAICKLLQWLGHNQCQIILLSATLPKDKRDKFLTAFNNKQKIISSENGFPRITNVSWNKSDSFKEIIASSIDTQNKKTPTKLFAIANFKEIVAIVKNNIKKINNQYYGNIGIVCNTVNTAQKLFEEFLNDDFSKEDLLLFHARFSLNLKTEKESFIKESLGKEQFRNHINNLKSSRPKFKIIIATQVIEQSLDIDFDYMYSFLCPIDLLLQRMGRHFRRCRWDLETAIPLEPTQFGIFHEACDDSHLPLFELCRGTKNVYFESVLLKSYLVLKDFLSKNNNIIDDICDLEFLVQSVYSNSSEQFSKKRIIESEKEMFANNVSTAKKALSVTIDSPMHKKNYHNWFMNLFFEREDKVGNSNLPQTRLFNKTEQLILIIKHNNKNYTLNYHNKLVELPHLFTEEKEEIINILHCQITVPFYVTKDLNNSDVENLDSHKVLKHYKILNMEWNGKYAVKNLENTEIRYCSHYGFKYTKNKKS; encoded by the coding sequence ATGGTGCAACTTGAAAGAGATTTATTTTTAGGATGCGCAAAAAAAAATTCAGACAAAGAATTTCATGGGATTTTATACCATTTACTTGATGCTGGGGCATGTTGTCTAGAAATTATAAGCAAGGAAAAATTTTTAGTTAATCTCATAGCTCCCTTCCTAATGAATAAATATAACTATAACGTCGCCAGTCGAATATTAAGCTTTTTTACCGCTGTACATGATTTAGGTAAACTCTCGCCTGTTTTTCAAGCATTTATTTTAAAAAATGAGCCTCATAGTTTTTTTTACAAGCAATGGCAATCCAGTTATAAATACTGGAATGATATAAATAAATTTATTCTGCGGAATAAAGACAATTTTCATCATGGCTATATAAGTACTCAATCATTATTAAATTATTTTTATAAAAAATGTGATAAATTAAATATTAAAAGTGCGATTACAAGATTTTTAGTTGCAATAGGACATCACCATGACAAATTTCATAGTAAAAACTCATTAGATTCTTTACATTATTTTAACGAAATAAGATATTTCGATATAAATGAATCCTATTGTGGTTTAAAAAATTGGGAATTATTACGAGAAAATTTTATTGATGAAATATGGAGAATTATCGTTGGTGATTTTCTTCACATGGATCAATTTATTGACGATTTTCATTCGGATAATCATGAATTAACAAATAATTATGAAGTTATTTTTGCAGGGCTTGCCTGTGTGTCTGATTGGATAGCTTCTAATGAAAATTTTTTCCCCTATGAAGCCGTTGTTAAAAATTCTGATGAAATAAAAAATTATTTTTTTGATAGAAGATCACGAGCACAAGAAGTTTTACAAGATAAACTTTATTGGGGATCTGAAAAATGCCGATACTTTAAACAGCACAGTTTTAAAAACATTTTTGGCTTTAACCCGCGTTCGTTTCAAGAACAAGTGTTTGAACTTGTCAAACAGTGCCAAAACCCCAGTCTAACCATTATTGAAGCTCCCATGGGACTGGGAAAAACAGAAGCAGCTCTTTCATTTTTAATGTCTCCCTATGCACAGCAGAGTCGCGGACTTTATTTTGCATTGCCAACTCAAGCAACCAGCAATCAAATGTTTACAAGAATTAATACAATTTTAGAAAAGCTTTTTGAATTGCATGGACAAAAAGTACAACTCCAAATTTTACATTCAAATAAAAATTGGAATGATACCAATATTGAATTGATGAAAAATTATTATAAAAACGATAAGCCTTTATCATCAGTAACCGATGATACTTCCTCTACCTATGACAATGATACTTACGATGATATCAATTCAAATAAATCGACACTTTCAAGCCCTTGGTACGAGAACTCCAGGACGGGATTACTAGCTGAATTTGGAGTTGGCACAATTGACCAGGTTTTAAATTGTGTTTTTATCAATTCAAAACATTATTTTGTTAAGTTATTTGGCTTAGCAGGTAAAACAATTATTCTCGATGAGATTCATGCTTATGATGCCTATATGGATGAAGCAATATGCAAGTTGTTACAATGGTTAGGCCATAATCAATGTCAAATTATTCTTCTTTCAGCAACTCTGCCAAAGGATAAGAGAGATAAATTTTTAACAGCATTTAACAATAAACAAAAAATTATTTCTAGCGAAAATGGTTTTCCAAGAATAACAAATGTAAGCTGGAATAAATCAGATTCATTTAAGGAAATTATTGCTTCTTCAATAGATACTCAAAATAAAAAAACTCCGACAAAATTGTTTGCAATTGCAAATTTTAAAGAGATTGTAGCCATAGTAAAAAATAATATTAAAAAAATCAATAATCAGTATTATGGTAATATAGGAATTGTTTGCAACACTGTAAATACAGCGCAAAAGCTTTTTGAAGAATTTTTAAATGACGACTTTTCTAAAGAAGACCTTCTACTTTTTCATGCCCGATTTTCATTAAATTTAAAAACAGAAAAAGAGTCCTTTATAAAAGAAAGTCTTGGCAAAGAACAATTTAGAAATCACATAAACAATCTAAAAAGTTCAAGACCAAAATTCAAAATTATTATAGCCACTCAGGTCATTGAACAAAGTTTAGATATTGATTTTGATTATATGTATTCCTTCCTCTGCCCTATCGATTTACTATTACAAAGAATGGGTCGGCATTTTAGACGATGCCGTTGGGATTTAGAAACAGCAATACCATTAGAGCCAACTCAATTCGGAATTTTTCATGAAGCCTGTGATGACTCCCATTTGCCCCTTTTTGAGCTTTGCAGAGGGACAAAAAATGTTTACTTTGAATCTGTATTATTAAAATCATATTTAGTTTTAAAAGATTTTTTATCTAAAAACAATAATATTATTGATGACATTTGTGATTTAGAGTTTCTAGTTCAAAGTGTTTATTCCAATAGTTCAGAGCAATTTTCAAAGAAAAGAATTATAGAGTCAGAAAAGGAAATGTTTGCTAATAATGTAAGTACTGCAAAAAAAGCTTTATCAGTCACTATTGATTCTCCCATGCATAAAAAAAATTATCATAATTGGTTTATGAACTTATTTTTTGAAAGAGAAGACAAAGTAGGAAATTCTAATTTACCACAAACACGATTGTTTAACAAAACAGAACAACTTATATTAATTATTAAGCATAATAATAAAAATTACACTTTAAACTATCATAATAAACTTGTTGAATTGCCTCATTTATTTACAGAAGAGAAGGAGGAAATAATAAATATTTTACATTGTCAAATTACAGTTCCTTTCTATGTAACAAAAGATTTAAATAATTCCGATGTTGAAAATTTAGATTCACACAAAGTATTAAAACATTATAAAATATTAAATATGGAGTGGAATGGTAAATATGCAGTTAAAAACCTTGAAAATACTGAGATAAGATACTGTTCACATTACGGCTTTAAATACACTAAAAATAAAAAGAGTTAA
- the cas5e gene encoding type I-E CRISPR-associated protein Cas5/CasD has translation MTQYWSLCINLQGPMQAWGVESKLTFKSTSLAPSKSGVIGIIASSLGIERNNIDYLSKLSQLKFATVCLEKKPKFILKDYHTISDVSQCNGKIKDTELTDRFYLIDWHFLAIIEGDNQLLEKIKYALQYPKWHVFLGRKCCPPASPFIYKNALKECSIEDLLSINGDYLCYKETNITNKILNSKSEFDDVISYEDRTFSKKTYFEDRIDLIKLQDTIFPLKEQKNAILHEN, from the coding sequence ATGACGCAATATTGGTCTTTATGTATTAATTTGCAAGGGCCAATGCAAGCCTGGGGAGTAGAAAGCAAATTGACTTTCAAAAGTACTTCCCTTGCTCCCAGCAAGTCTGGTGTCATTGGAATTATTGCAAGTTCACTTGGTATTGAAAGAAATAATATTGATTATTTAAGCAAATTATCTCAATTAAAATTTGCGACAGTTTGTCTTGAGAAAAAACCTAAATTTATTTTAAAAGATTACCATACTATTTCTGATGTTTCTCAATGTAACGGAAAAATTAAGGACACAGAACTCACAGATCGATTCTATTTAATTGATTGGCATTTTTTGGCCATAATTGAAGGTGATAATCAATTATTAGAAAAAATAAAATATGCTTTGCAATACCCAAAATGGCATGTGTTTCTGGGACGAAAATGCTGTCCCCCTGCCAGTCCTTTTATTTATAAAAATGCGTTAAAAGAATGTAGCATAGAAGATTTATTGAGCATAAACGGTGACTATTTATGCTATAAAGAAACAAATATTACAAATAAAATATTAAATAGTAAGTCTGAATTTGATGATGTTATTTCTTATGAAGATAGAACATTTTCTAAAAAAACTTACTTTGAAGATAGAATAGATTTAATTAAATTACAAGATACGATTTTTCCTTTAAAGGAACAAAAAAATGCTATACTTCATGAAAATTGA
- a CDS encoding type I-E CRISPR-associated protein Cse1/CasA, translated as MKEQIETNIYSKIPIIPVIQHNGEKRLVTLREFLINSIHYSDFCLSYCSERIAFNHFIILIGLAMCHKFNKFEFKNSEDFIENMVKYLDQYEQHFELAGPNYYFLQQNFNEKLMEKEIQSIAKLLPEVESGNNSNFFTKADDSSPRKYNLPEVFFALLQGHLIGYGGLGGGFKNDVYNFTDTFAAKPISIFIKKENLADSIFINVNINNIYNEKNEELKRIALTPIWECPDHGVEMLAKFKTLTGAEVYQKFGYERIIKIYWEYDSNNNQPYACFSKIAQGIKKDDDIEKYYLNVAITKTSKEEDIYLKPNQDKVLWRNLDNVLHRFSLIKKNSELTFLINETFELEALGLYSDKAKIFGSIRSLFKIPTDLIDEKNLNKLKKCIILVEKNQTYLYANFKDSLKKLPSNGEKEMAKEDIDAYLQHTSAFMEYWNFITLYFNSFFVFEKIVNNFEHFSEELEKKIREAKLRAADKFIQDFPHKSTKYKLMGMIYKGIHYVGTI; from the coding sequence ATGAAGGAACAAATTGAAACAAATATTTATAGTAAAATTCCTATTATTCCCGTTATTCAGCATAATGGTGAAAAAAGACTTGTCACATTGAGAGAATTTCTTATAAATTCTATACATTATTCTGATTTCTGTTTAAGTTATTGCTCGGAGCGCATTGCATTTAATCACTTTATTATTCTCATTGGCTTGGCCATGTGCCATAAATTCAATAAATTTGAATTTAAAAATTCTGAGGATTTTATTGAAAATATGGTTAAATATTTAGACCAGTACGAACAACATTTTGAACTTGCAGGTCCAAATTATTATTTTTTGCAGCAAAATTTCAATGAAAAACTTATGGAAAAAGAAATACAATCTATTGCAAAACTACTTCCCGAAGTAGAAAGTGGCAATAATAGCAATTTTTTTACAAAAGCAGATGATTCAAGTCCCCGAAAATATAATCTTCCAGAAGTATTTTTCGCTTTATTGCAAGGACATTTGATTGGATATGGCGGTTTAGGAGGGGGGTTTAAAAATGATGTATATAACTTCACAGATACATTTGCAGCAAAACCTATTTCTATTTTCATAAAAAAAGAAAATTTGGCTGACTCTATATTTATAAATGTCAATATAAATAATATTTATAATGAAAAAAATGAAGAATTAAAAAGAATTGCTCTGACCCCCATATGGGAATGCCCTGATCATGGCGTAGAAATGCTAGCAAAATTTAAAACACTGACAGGAGCTGAGGTATATCAAAAATTTGGTTATGAGCGCATTATTAAAATATATTGGGAATACGATTCAAACAACAATCAACCCTATGCTTGTTTTAGTAAAATTGCTCAAGGAATTAAAAAAGACGATGATATTGAAAAATATTATTTGAATGTTGCTATTACGAAAACGAGTAAAGAAGAAGATATCTATTTAAAACCAAATCAAGATAAAGTTCTTTGGCGCAATTTAGATAATGTATTGCATCGCTTTTCATTAATCAAAAAAAATTCGGAGTTAACTTTTTTAATTAATGAGACGTTTGAGCTTGAAGCGTTAGGACTTTATTCTGATAAAGCAAAAATTTTTGGCTCTATTCGATCCTTATTTAAAATTCCTACAGATTTAATTGATGAAAAAAATTTAAATAAACTTAAAAAGTGCATAATTTTAGTAGAAAAAAATCAGACCTACTTATATGCAAATTTTAAAGATTCTTTAAAAAAATTACCCTCCAATGGAGAAAAGGAAATGGCAAAAGAAGATATTGATGCGTATCTTCAGCACACTTCTGCGTTTATGGAATACTGGAATTTTATAACTTTATATTTTAATAGCTTTTTTGTTTTTGAAAAAATTGTAAATAATTTCGAACATTTTTCAGAGGAGCTTGAAAAGAAAATTAGAGAAGCTAAGCTGCGAGCAGCCGATAAATTTATACAAGATTTTCCACATAAATCTACTAAATATAAATTAATGGGAATGATATATAAAGGAATTCATTATGTCGGAACAATATAG
- the cas6e gene encoding type I-E CRISPR-associated protein Cas6/Cse3/CasE, protein MLYFMKIEFNKIDNKNFNLLRFLNSPNLNYEIHQKIEHLQENESTKKRILWRLEGKNSKSPYLIVQTNFQPNLERFRNQFNFSHYFKDEIHLKTINLNPNEGEMFFFKIRANPTKNVTFLKDKKKKGHRIPITKTKDDENDVDEIAHWLERKGKLHGFSPLNLNYFKETILELEVVKNKKHTSIHNSILFSGLLQVKDSNLFKSTIENGIGNAKILGFGLLSIKRMH, encoded by the coding sequence ATGCTATACTTCATGAAAATTGAATTTAATAAAATCGATAACAAAAATTTCAACTTGCTTCGATTTCTAAATTCGCCGAACTTAAACTATGAAATTCACCAAAAAATTGAGCATTTGCAAGAGAACGAATCTACAAAAAAAAGAATCCTATGGCGTTTAGAGGGTAAAAATTCAAAATCTCCTTACCTCATAGTTCAAACAAACTTTCAACCAAATTTAGAAAGATTCAGAAATCAATTTAATTTTTCTCATTATTTTAAAGATGAAATTCATTTAAAAACTATTAATTTAAATCCTAATGAAGGAGAAATGTTCTTTTTTAAAATTAGAGCTAATCCAACAAAAAATGTAACCTTTTTAAAAGATAAAAAAAAGAAAGGCCATAGAATTCCTATTACAAAAACTAAAGATGATGAAAATGATGTTGATGAAATTGCACATTGGCTTGAAAGAAAAGGCAAGCTTCATGGATTTTCACCTTTAAATTTAAATTATTTTAAAGAAACAATATTAGAATTAGAAGTAGTTAAAAATAAAAAACATACTAGCATTCATAATTCTATTTTATTTTCAGGTTTACTTCAGGTGAAAGACTCTAATTTATTTAAAAGTACCATTGAAAATGGAATTGGTAACGCCAAAATTTTAGGTTTTGGTTTGCTTTCAATAAAAAGAATGCACTAA